The Horticoccus luteus DNA window CACGCACCACGACGTTGGCCGGCCAATCGGGGGCCGGGCCTTCGGCTGAGAGTCCGACGAATTTGCCGTCGGGCGTGGTCGCGACTGCGTAGCCGTAAGTGGGAAGCGCGACGCGGAAAGGGACGTTGACGCGCGCGGCACGGAGAACGGCACGGCGCGCCGCGACCGGATCGCACAACGGCGGTAGATCGCCTTGGGCGGAGCCGGGACGGCTGAGCGAGTGAACTTGGAGAACGAAGCCGTCAGCGGAGTGAGCGAGAGCGGAGAAATCGTCGAGCTGCGCGAGCCACGCAGGCAAGGCGGTGAACGTGAGCGCGGTGCCGAGGTGCGCGTCGCGCACGGTTTGCAGCCACTGGCGATAGCCGCCGAGCTGGCGTTCGCCGGCGTCGAAATCGAGTTGAAGTTCCGCGGGGGCGAGGCCAACTGCGCGCGCATCGTCGAGAAGCGATCGGGCGAGCGTGAGGATTGATTGCGCAGCGGGAGCGTCGGCGAGAAACGATCCGTGATAGCCGCGGATGCGGAGCGCGAGGCCGAGCGAGGGGACGGTCGCGAGGGTGGAGTAATCCAGGTTGATGCGCGTGATGACGGGGGTGTCGCCTCGCCAGTCGATTTCGGCGGCGAGCACGACGAGGCGGGAGAAATCGGGTGCGTGGGCGGTCACCGCGGCGGCGACGGCGGGCGAATGGACGCGTTGCCAGACGTAGGCGGACGAGCGGAGTGGAGCGGACGACGCTGGCGGCGCCGGTCGGCAACTCGTCGCAAGGCCGCAGGCAACCGCCAGCGCGCCGAGAAAAAACACGAGCGGGAGGCGCACGCGGCGAGTGAGTGATGCGCGACCGCGCGCAACAAGTGCGAAGCAGAAAACTTACTCACAACGCGGTGTGGTTCCGCGAGAGCGTCGGAAGTCCGGGGCGCACAGAGGGGCTGAACTTCGGGGACGGATGTTTGCGGTCGCTTGTGTCGGTGGCGGGAGTGCGCATCGTGGACGGTAATGCAGCGGTTCCGGATCATGACGTTCAACATCGCTCACGGGCGGGGATTGTCGCCGATTCAGGGGCTGAGTTCGCGGCGGAAGGTGCTGGCGAACCTGCGGCGGATCGGGGCGTTATTGCGCGAGTTGAAGCCGGATGTGGTGGCGTTGCAGGAGATCGATGAGCGGTCGCGGTGGTCGGGGAATTTCGATCACTTGGAATTTCTGCGCGAGGAAGCGGGAATTCCGCATGGGGTGTTTGGCATCAACACGCGGCGCGCGGGGCTTTTTAACCTCAGTTACGGCAACGCGATTTTATCGCGGCATCCGATCAAGGCGTCGGAAAACATCGTGTTCGGGCAACGGACGGTGGGTGAAAAAGGGTTTCTCTTTGCGGAGATCGATTACCACGGGCGGATGCTGCCGGTGATCAACCTTCACTTGCATCACGGGTCGCGCGTGCAGCGGCATGCACAGGTGGAAAAGTTGTGGGAATGGCTCGGGGTGAAGCATCGCGAGCACCATCCTCGCTGGTTGTCGCCGCCGATCGTGTGCGGGGATTTCAATAATCCGCGAGGTGGGTCGGGGGCGACGGAGAAACTGTGGGCGCACCTGCGGGCGGAGTTTGGCGATTATGCGCTGCATCCGATGACGGGGCGGACGTTTCCGTCGCCGCTGCCGGGGCGGACGCTGGACTTTATTTTCCTGCCGCCGGCGTGCTGCGAGTCGTCGTGCGAGATTGTGCGCGCGTGGTTGTCGGACCACCGCCCGGTGGTGGTCGATTTCCAGGTGGCGGATGCGCGCGCGGCGAAAGCCGAGTGAGGCGCGCGGTGAGGAGGAACGCGAACGAGAGGGCAGCGGGGGAAAGAGAAAGACAAAGCGGGAAGAGAAAGATTTGCGGGGAGGCGGGGCGGTGTGTTGGGTGAGAGGGCATGTCGCGTATTGCTGAAACATTTGCCCGGGTGAAGGCGCAGAACCGCGCCGCGTTTGTCGCTTACTTGTGCGCGGGCGATCCTGATTTTGAGACGTCGCTGGAGGCGTGCCGGGCGGTGTTGCGCAACGGGGTGGATTTGCTGGAGCTGGGCGTGCCGTTTTCCGATCCGCTGGCGGACGGGTTGACCAATCAACTGGCGGCGCAGCGGGCGCTCGCTGCGGGCATGAACCGGGCGAAGGTGTTTGAGCTTGTGCGGCGGTTGCGGGCGGAATTCGCCGCGGTGCCGATCGTGTTTTACACGTATTACAACCTGGTGTTCGCAAATGGCGTGGACGACTACGTGCGCGAGGCGAAAGCGGCGGGCTTGGACGGACTGCTGACGCTGGATCTGCCACCGGAAGAAGCGGGCGAGTTAAGTGCGGCCTGTCGCGCGCATGGGCTCGAAACGGTTTTCATCGTGGCGCCGACCACGCCGGAAACGCGGCTGCCGGTCATCGCGGCGGCGGCGACGGGCTTTATTTACTATGTGTCGCGCGAGGGTGTCACCGGGGTGCGCACGGAAGCGGCGCAAGGCATTCCGGAGGCGATGGCGCGGATCAAGGCGGCGACGAAGCTGCCGGTGGTGGTGGGGTTTGGCATTTCGACACGGGCGCAGGTGGCGCAAGTGGCGGCGCAGGCGGATGGCGTGGTGGTGGGAAGTGCGCTGGTGAATGTGATCCGCGATCATGTGAACGCGCGCGAGCAGATCGCGGCGCGGATAGGTGCCGTCGCAGCGGAGCTTTCGGCGGGGACGCAGCGCTGAGGTGTCCCTGCTCCGCGATGCGGGGTGAGGGCGCCCCGACCACAGAACGTGCTATGCGATGCGGGGTCAGTGCAGCCCGACCACAGAATGCGGATGCAATGCGGTCGGCGCACTCGGCCGATGTGCGGCCTTGCGGTCGACGGGCGAAAAATTCACTGATTGCGCCATATGGCGACGATTCTAGTCACGGGCGCGGCGGGTTTTATTGGGAGCCATACGACGGACCAATTGCTCGCGGCCGGACATAAGGTCGTCGGCGTGGACAATTTTCGGACCGGGAAGGCGGCGAATCTGGCGGAGGCGCTGCGGTCGGGGGCGTTTCAATTCGTGGAGGCGGACGTGGCGGCGGCGGGGGTGCTCGACGCGGTCGTGGAGGAAGCGCGGCCGGAGGCCATCATCCATCTCGCGGCGCTGGTGAGCGTGCAGGAAAGCATCGCGGATCCGGCGCTGAATTTTTCGCTCAACGTTCTGGCGACGCAGCTCGTGGGCGAGGCGGCGCGGCGACATGGAGTGAAACGCGTGGTGTTTGCATCGTCCGCCGCGGTGTATGGCGATGCGACGACGTTGCCATTGCGCGAGGACGCGGAGAAGCGGCCGATCAGTCCGTATGGGGCGGCGAAGCTTGCGTCGGAGGCATTGCTGCTCGGGCATGCGGCGAGTTACGGGTTCACGGCGCGTTGCCACCGGTATTTCAATGTCTTCGGTCCGCGGCAGGATCCGGCGTCGCCGTATTCGGGGGTGATTTCGATTTTCGACCGGCGGTTTCGCGAAGGCGCAGCGGTGACGATTTTCGGCGATGGGCAACAGACGCGGGATTTTATTTCGGTGCACGACGTGGCGCGGGCGAATGTGCGGGCGGCGACGCGGGCGGGGCTGGCCTCGGGCGTGGTCAACATTTGCACGGGGCGGGCGACGTCGCTGCTCGATGTGGCGCGGGTGTTCGCGGCGCATTATCCGCAAGCGGGGGCGCCGCGGCATGAACCGGCGCGAGCGGGAGATATCGTGCATTCGCTCGGCGAGGCGACGCGGGCGGCGGCGGAAATGGATTTTCGCGCGGACGTGCCGGTGGCGGATGGCTTGGCGGAGTTGATTCGCAGGGGCGCGTGAGCGATGACCGAGGCGCGCAAGGTTTTGTTGATCGATGACGACCGCTTGCAGTGGCGGATCGTCGAGCAGCAATTGCGGGCGGTGGACCGCGCGGGTTTTGTCCTGACGTGCGCGGGCACGTATGAGGAAGGGTTGAAAAAGCTGACGTCGAACGGCTTCGCGGCGTGTTTGCTGGACTACCAGTTGGGTGAGCGTGACGGGTTGCAGCTTTTGCGCGAGGCGGTGGCCGCGGAGTGTCGCACGCCGATCATTTTTCTGACGGCGGAGTCGTCGTCGGCGGTGGATATCGAGGCGATGAACGCGGGTGCGCTGGATTATTTAGAGAAACGCGAGCTGACGCCGCGCGCGCTGGGGCGGGCGTTGCGTTATGCGTTGAAGGTGGGTGAGACGATGGAGGCGCTGCGCCGGCTGGCGACGCGGGACGAGTTGACGGGTTTGCTGAACCGGCGGGAGTTCACGCGGGTGGTGCGCGAAGAAGAGGAGCGGGCGCGGCGGTTTGACCGGTCGTTCGGACTCGTGCTGATCGACATCGACCACTTCAAGGCGGTGAACGATACGCACGGGCACGCGGCGGGCGATGCGGTGTTGCGGGAGGTGGCGCGGCGCATCCGGGAGCGGGTGCGAGCGGTGGATCGCTGCGCGCGGATCGGCGGCGAGGAACTGGCGGTGTTGCTGCCGGAGACCGATGTGGCGGGCACGCTCGCGGCGGCGGAAGATTTGCTCGCGGCGGTGGCGGCGGCACCCTTCGAGGTCACGGGCGGGATCAGGATTGAACTGACGGTGAGCGCGGGGGCGGCGTCGCTGCCGGTGCACGCGAGCGAAACGGGTCCCTTGATGGAGGCGGCGGATCGGGCGCTTTACCGGGCCAAGCGGGCGGGGCGGGCGCGCGCCATGCTGGCGGAGCACGCGTGAACGCGGGCGGCCGAGGGACGTTGCGGGTGCTGACGGGCTGCACGGCGGTCGGCAAGACGGAGCTGGCGCTCGCGTGGGCGGAGCGGGCGGGGGCGGAAATCGTGTCGTGCGACTCGTTGTTGTTTTACCGCGGGTTGGACATTGGCACGGCGAAGCCGACGGCCGCAGAGCGGGCGCGGGTGCCGCATCATTTGATCGACGTTTGCGAGGTGGCGGAGCAGATGAACGTGAGCCGTTACGTGACGCTGGCGCGGGCGGCGGTGGAGGAGATTGAGCGGCGCGGGAAACGCGTGCTGGTGACAGGCGGCAGCGGATTTTATCTCAAGGCGTTTTTCTCGGCGGTGAACGACGACGTGGCGGTGCCGTCGGAAATTCGGGAGCGGGTGGCAACAATGACCGAGGCGGAGGCGCAAGACGCGCTGCGGCGGCTGAATCCGGCGGGGCTCGGTGGGCTGGACGTGGCGAATCCGCGGCGCGTCGCGCGAGCGCTGGAGCGCTGTCTGGCGACCGGGCGGACGGTCGCGGAGTTGGCGGCGGCCTTTCGGGCGCAGCCGGGGCCGTTTGCGCCGTGGCGGGTGGAGCTCGTGCAACTCACGCGCGAACCGGCGGACTTGGAAGCGCGGATCGCGCGGCGAGTGGAGGCGATGCTCGCGGCGGGGCTGGTGGCGGAAGTGCGGGCATTGCGAGCCAAAGGTCTCGAGCAGAACGCGAGCGCCGCGCGGGCGATCGGTTATCGCGAGACGTTGGATTATTTGGAGAGCGAGAAACCGGATGAGCGAGTGCTGGCGGAGGCGGTGGCCAAAAATACGCGCGCGCTGGTGAAAAAGCAGCGCACTTGGTTTCGCACGCAGTTGCCGGCACATCGCGCGGTGCGCGCAGATGAAGCGAGAGTCGAGACGTTGTTCGACGAATAAGGGGCGGGCGTGACGATGAGCGTCACGGACGAGGAGATGCGCCCGCGGTGCCGGCTACGTTTTCAGGCGGCGGTAGAGAATGACGTGCGTGGCGAGGAGGAGCGGAACCAGGAAAGTGGGCAGGAGGCTGAGCGGGAGGAGCGTCAGGGCGCGCATGCTGGCGGGCTGGGCGTGGCTCAGACGGGCCGCGGTGACGACGACAAGCACCAGGTCGACGAGGCCGAGGGTGTTCCAAATCGCGAGCGCGCGGTCGCGGCGGGCGGGCGCAAGCGGCATGACCAGCAGTAAGAGCGCGGCGGCGGCGACGACAATATCGCCGATGCCGGCCGGGACGGCGAAGGCGTAGGGCAGCATTCCACGAGCGTGGAGAAAGAGCAGATAAACGCCGACGAAACGCACGAGGTGCAGCGCGACGAGCGTGCGGACGTCGGTCGCATCGAGGAGCGCGCGCGCCGCGGGCACGCGTTGCGCAACGAGGAGCGTGAGAGCGGTGAGCACGGCGATCAGGACGGGCACGCCGAAGTCGGGGAGGCGCGCAACGAAGCCGAGGGCGCCGGCGAGAAGCGCGGCGAGAAACCAAACCCAGAGGGCCAGGCGCAGGCCGACGCGGGAAAGACTGGAATCGGAGCTCACCCGGACGGTCTTAGTCGGCGAGCGAAATGTTATAGGTGTCGAGCGAGCTGCCTTCGAGACGGTGGAGCTCGGCGACGGCGGCGCGAAGGTTGACCTTGGCCTGGAGCTCGTTGACGCGGGCGTTTTCCAAATCGTTTTGCGCCTGCAGGACGTCGCGGCTGGTGGCGAGGCCGGCGTCGAAGCGGGCTTTCTGCAGATCGTATTGGCGTTGGGCGAGCTCGGTGCCTTGCGCGGAGATCTGGACGCTTTGGAGGTTGGTATCGACGGCGCGGACGTCGCTGCGCACCTGGACGAGGAGACTTTGCTCCAATTGCTGGAGGCGGGCCTGGTATTCGTGCAGCGTGTTCAGGGAAGTGCGGTAACGGGCACGGTCGCCGCGGAGGCCCCACGGCACGCTGACGGAGAGACCAAGCTGCCAGTTGTAGCGGTCGGTGCTGGCGAGCCGGTCGTAGGTGCTGCCGAACGAGCGATCGCTGCCGTTGAGGCCGAGGGCGCCATCGACGTTGAGGGTCGGGAGCCGGCCGTTCTGGGCGACCTTCACGTCGAGTTCGAGCTGCTTGATGGTGTTTTCGGTGGCGACGTAATCGGGCTGGTTGAGCTTCGCGAGGCGGAAGGATTCCTCGGTCGAGGGCACGCTGTCGTGGGCGTCGGTAAAACTGACGGCGCCAAGGTCGGTGCCGAATTCGAACTGGCCGATGAGGGCGAGGAGGGCGTCCTGGCCGTTGCGCTCTTGTTGCTGCGCGAGGACGACGTTGTTTTGCGCGGTGGCGACGCCGACGCGCGCGGTCATGACATCGAGGTCGGTGGCGACGCCGGTGTTGCGCTTGGCGGTGTTTTCATCGAGGAGGGTTTGCGCGAGCTGCAGCGAGAAGCGGCGGACGGCGAGCTGTTCGCGGGCGAAGGCGAGATTGTAATAGGCGACCTCGGTATCGCGGACGACTTGGAGGACGCTGCCTTTGTAATCGAGTTTGGCGATGGTGACACCGAGTTTGGCGCGCTCGATGTTGGCGCGGTTGACGCCGATGCCGGCGCCGCGCAAGAGCGGTTGGGTGACGGCGATGGAGACATCGCTGTTGTAGGCCGGGTTGAGCGAGGAGAACGCGGGGTTGTTGGACGAGCGATCGAGGTTGGATGTGACGTCGACCGTGGCGCCGGTGACCACGCGTTGGGAAACGCCGATGCGGGAGTTCGTCGCATCGAGATTGCCGGAGGCGCCGGGGCGCGAGCCGGTGATGGGATCCTCGACGTGCGAGCGCGCGATGCTGGCGTTGAACGTGGGGTCGAAATCGCTGCCGGCGATGATCAGCGATTCGCGGGCGTTGGCGGTGGAAAAGGTCTGGATGCGCAGGCTGAAGTTTTTTTGCAGCGCGCGGGCGATACACTCCTGCAGCGTCAGGGCCGGGCCGGAAGGGGCGGCGATGGAGGCCGGGTCGGGCGCTTCGGCCGCACCGAGAAACACGGGCGCGACGGCGAAAGCGACAGCGAGCAGGGAGGCGCGGGAAAGGGAGCGAATCATGGAGCGGGAGAGGAGGTGACGGAGGAGAACACGGCGCCGGGACATAAAGTTACGAGAAAAGCAACGTGATCCACGGCGCGCACGCAGTGGCGATGGAGACGAGAACCAACAGCGAAGGTTTCCACGCGGGCCGGAAATGTCATGCGGAGGCAGAATTTCTCGGGCGGCCGGTGGGGGCGAGCGCAACGTGGCAGGCGGTTGACGCGCGAGGATGAGCGGTCAGGCCGCGCGGGACATCACTGGGCCTTCGGCGCGGTGCGGGCGAGTTCGCGTTCGACGACTTCGTCGAGAAACGCGCTGGCATCGAAGCCGGAGTTGGCCTGGGCGATTTGCTCGCGGGCGGCCGTGAAGGCAGGAGAATTCTCGGCGAGATCGGGCACTTGTTTGTCGACGACGTAAACGAGCGTGGCTTTGTCGCCATTAACGGAGACATCGGACAACTGGCCTTTGGAGAGGCGGTCGAGCGACATCAGCACGGAATAGTCGAGGTCCGAAGGGCGGTCGCGGAGGGTGAAAGGCGCCAGTTGCTTGGTCTCGACTTTGAGCGCGCTCGAGCTGGCGGCGACGGCTTTTTCGAACGTATCACCGGCCTTGAGGCGGGCGGCGACGGCGCTCTGCAGGGCGCGGCCGAGCTGGGCGAAGCGCTGACGTTTTTCGTTTTCGACGTAATCGGCCGTGACCTTGGCCCGGACTTCAGCGAGCTGCGGTTGGCGGGTGGGTTGCGTCTCGTGATAGAACAACACGACTGCGCCTTCAGGCACGGCGAGGGCATCCGTGAACCAGCGATCGGTGTTCAGTTTGAAGGCGGCGTCGGCGATGTCGGGCGAACCGCCGAGCTCGGCGGGGCCGGCGTCGTGGGTAAAGGGCGCGAGCGGGCGGACGACGAGTTTGTGGGCCGAGACGAGGCTGGCGAGCGCCGGGCTGTCGGCGGCGACATGGCCTTCGTAGAGGGCGAGAGAGAAATCCGAGGCGGCTTTGAGGGCGAGCTTGCGAGCGCGTTCGGCTTTGAGCGCGGTCTCGACCTGGGGACGGACGAGTTCGAAGTCGGCGGCTTCGGCGGGTTTTGTCGCGGCGGGATTCTTCGCGTCGCCAGCGGGTTTTTGGAAGCGGCCGGGATATTGGTTGAAGTAGGCTTTGGCGTCGGCGTCGGTGATGTTGACCGCGCCAAGGTAAGCGGAGCTGGGGAACTGGATGTAGGAGGCCACAACGCGGGGCGGAATTTCGTAGCGGGCGCTGTTGTCGGCGAAATATTTGGCGAGTTCGGCGTCGGTCGGCGTGATGGTGGGATTGAAGTTCTTAAAATCCGCGGTGGCGACGGCCAGAGTCCATTTCGAGTCGGCGCGGGCCAGTTGGTCACGCACATCGCTGGCGAGGAGATAACCGGGGCCGGCGAGGAGTTTTTGGAGTTTCTGGACGCGGACGTCGTCGCCGACGATGCGCGCGACATCGGCTTCGGAGAGGTTGGGATTGGTCTTCAGCGAATCGCGGAAGCGGGCGTAACGTTGGGCGTCGAATTCGCCGTCCTGGCCCGAGAAAGCGCGGAGAGTCTTGATGTGTTCGGCGACTTCGGCCGAGGTGCTGGCGGGGAGGTGAAAGCGGTCGGCGAGGTTGAGCGCGGCGTAGCGGGTGAGGGCGTATTGCTGCATTTGCGCGCCTTCGAGGGCGGGACCGCCGGCCTGGAGATAAACGCTGAGCTGGGCGTCACCCATGAGGCGCGCCTGGTCGGACGGGGAGCCGAGGTTTAACCCAAAAAATTCCTGCCGCGCATAGTGACGGTCGGCGCCGCCGATGCCGGAAGAGGGCGTGAAGATGACGATAAGCGGAATCGCCATCGCCGCCAGAATGAGCAGGAAAACAATTTTGAAGTGCCGTTGAAACGTCCTCTGAATCCAGGAAATCATGGGAGAAAACCGGGCACGCTAGGTCACTCACCGGGGGTGGCAAGGGAGAATTCGGACCGCGCGATCAGGGGGAAGAAGACGAGCGGCGTGAGGGGGCGGTCGGCAGGATGCGGCTCGCGGTGGCGCGGGCTGAGACTGCGGGCGGTGGGCTGCTCCGTCTCTGAAGGCGGGCCAGATCAGGAGGCGGCGGGAACGCGGCCGTGCGCGGCGTGGGTTTCGCCGGACTTGGTTTCCTGGAGGAGTTGCTCGACCGATTTGCTGAAAAAATCCTTCGCGGAGAGCGATTCGAGGTGTGCGTGGTAGGCGTTTACGATCGGATCGAGGCGATCGATGGTAGGGCCGGCGGGATCGTCGCCGTAGTTGTCGAACCGATGTTTGAATTCGCCCATCGTGATGCGATTGAGGGGGCGGGCGGGCTGGTAAGAGAAGTCGGTGGCGGGAGCGTCGTCGGCCGGCGGGATGGGGGTGATGAATTTGAGGTCGACGAGGCGGTTGATGGATTCGTTGAGGATCTGCGTGGGCACTTTGATGAGTTCGCCGAGCTGCGGGGCGGTCACGGGCGGCTGGCAGGCTTGGAAGCGGCGGCAGATGGCGAGCAGAACGGTGAGGGAAAGGCGTTCGCGGGTGGAGGTGTTGAGACCGCTCCAAGCCGCCTGGCTGTTGCGGAAGTGGAGGTTTTGCACGGCGTAGCTCACCTGGCCGCCGACGAGCACGTAGAGCCAAAAAATATAGAGACCGAACATCACCACGAGGGGAAAGCCGAGGGAGCCGTAGAGGCTTTCGGTGAGGATGACGCGCCGCACATAAAGGAAGGCGAGGTAGTTGTTGAGCATCAGGAGCGACGCAACAATCAGCGCCCCGACAAAGGCGGCCCGCCAGTAAACGCGGGTGTGCGGTATCACGCGGTAGAAAATGGTGAGCAAAAGCACCACGAGGAGAAAGGAGAACGCGGGGAGGGACCACTGGAGCGCGACGTTGATCTGCTCC harbors:
- a CDS encoding DUF3142 domain-containing protein, whose translation is MRLPLVFFLGALAVACGLATSCRPAPPASSAPLRSSAYVWQRVHSPAVAAAVTAHAPDFSRLVVLAAEIDWRGDTPVITRINLDYSTLATVPSLGLALRIRGYHGSFLADAPAAQSILTLARSLLDDARAVGLAPAELQLDFDAGERQLGGYRQWLQTVRDAHLGTALTFTALPAWLAQLDDFSALAHSADGFVLQVHSLSRPGSAQGDLPPLCDPVAARRAVLRAARVNVPFRVALPTYGYAVATTPDGKFVGLSAEGPAPDWPANVVVRELRADPTALAALVADWTTRHPASLTGIIWYRLPVAGDQRNWRWPTLRAVMAGRAPLAQLSLETHFSADGLLELSATNTGDDDFAAPVHATLAWTGAQRLAADALPPAHLAHETPASLVWQAPALALAPGERRSLGWVRFSSPPTSVHVSSRP
- a CDS encoding endonuclease/exonuclease/phosphatase family protein, translating into MTFNIAHGRGLSPIQGLSSRRKVLANLRRIGALLRELKPDVVALQEIDERSRWSGNFDHLEFLREEAGIPHGVFGINTRRAGLFNLSYGNAILSRHPIKASENIVFGQRTVGEKGFLFAEIDYHGRMLPVINLHLHHGSRVQRHAQVEKLWEWLGVKHREHHPRWLSPPIVCGDFNNPRGGSGATEKLWAHLRAEFGDYALHPMTGRTFPSPLPGRTLDFIFLPPACCESSCEIVRAWLSDHRPVVVDFQVADARAAKAE
- the trpA gene encoding tryptophan synthase subunit alpha; translation: MSRIAETFARVKAQNRAAFVAYLCAGDPDFETSLEACRAVLRNGVDLLELGVPFSDPLADGLTNQLAAQRALAAGMNRAKVFELVRRLRAEFAAVPIVFYTYYNLVFANGVDDYVREAKAAGLDGLLTLDLPPEEAGELSAACRAHGLETVFIVAPTTPETRLPVIAAAATGFIYYVSREGVTGVRTEAAQGIPEAMARIKAATKLPVVVGFGISTRAQVAQVAAQADGVVVGSALVNVIRDHVNAREQIAARIGAVAAELSAGTQR
- a CDS encoding NAD-dependent epimerase/dehydratase family protein, with product MATILVTGAAGFIGSHTTDQLLAAGHKVVGVDNFRTGKAANLAEALRSGAFQFVEADVAAAGVLDAVVEEARPEAIIHLAALVSVQESIADPALNFSLNVLATQLVGEAARRHGVKRVVFASSAAVYGDATTLPLREDAEKRPISPYGAAKLASEALLLGHAASYGFTARCHRYFNVFGPRQDPASPYSGVISIFDRRFREGAAVTIFGDGQQTRDFISVHDVARANVRAATRAGLASGVVNICTGRATSLLDVARVFAAHYPQAGAPRHEPARAGDIVHSLGEATRAAAEMDFRADVPVADGLAELIRRGA
- a CDS encoding GGDEF domain-containing response regulator, producing MTEARKVLLIDDDRLQWRIVEQQLRAVDRAGFVLTCAGTYEEGLKKLTSNGFAACLLDYQLGERDGLQLLREAVAAECRTPIIFLTAESSSAVDIEAMNAGALDYLEKRELTPRALGRALRYALKVGETMEALRRLATRDELTGLLNRREFTRVVREEEERARRFDRSFGLVLIDIDHFKAVNDTHGHAAGDAVLREVARRIRERVRAVDRCARIGGEELAVLLPETDVAGTLAAAEDLLAAVAAAPFEVTGGIRIELTVSAGAASLPVHASETGPLMEAADRALYRAKRAGRARAMLAEHA
- the miaA gene encoding tRNA (adenosine(37)-N6)-dimethylallyltransferase MiaA, whose protein sequence is MNAGGRGTLRVLTGCTAVGKTELALAWAERAGAEIVSCDSLLFYRGLDIGTAKPTAAERARVPHHLIDVCEVAEQMNVSRYVTLARAAVEEIERRGKRVLVTGGSGFYLKAFFSAVNDDVAVPSEIRERVATMTEAEAQDALRRLNPAGLGGLDVANPRRVARALERCLATGRTVAELAAAFRAQPGPFAPWRVELVQLTREPADLEARIARRVEAMLAAGLVAEVRALRAKGLEQNASAARAIGYRETLDYLESEKPDERVLAEAVAKNTRALVKKQRTWFRTQLPAHRAVRADEARVETLFDE
- a CDS encoding TolC family protein, whose translation is MSRRRVLLRHLLSRSMIRSLSRASLLAVAFAVAPVFLGAAEAPDPASIAAPSGPALTLQECIARALQKNFSLRIQTFSTANARESLIIAGSDFDPTFNASIARSHVEDPITGSRPGASGNLDATNSRIGVSQRVVTGATVDVTSNLDRSSNNPAFSSLNPAYNSDVSIAVTQPLLRGAGIGVNRANIERAKLGVTIAKLDYKGSVLQVVRDTEVAYYNLAFAREQLAVRRFSLQLAQTLLDENTAKRNTGVATDLDVMTARVGVATAQNNVVLAQQQERNGQDALLALIGQFEFGTDLGAVSFTDAHDSVPSTEESFRLAKLNQPDYVATENTIKQLELDVKVAQNGRLPTLNVDGALGLNGSDRSFGSTYDRLASTDRYNWQLGLSVSVPWGLRGDRARYRTSLNTLHEYQARLQQLEQSLLVQVRSDVRAVDTNLQSVQISAQGTELAQRQYDLQKARFDAGLATSRDVLQAQNDLENARVNELQAKVNLRAAVAELHRLEGSSLDTYNISLAD
- a CDS encoding peptidyl-prolyl cis-trans isomerase, yielding MISWIQRTFQRHFKIVFLLILAAMAIPLIVIFTPSSGIGGADRHYARQEFFGLNLGSPSDQARLMGDAQLSVYLQAGGPALEGAQMQQYALTRYAALNLADRFHLPASTSAEVAEHIKTLRAFSGQDGEFDAQRYARFRDSLKTNPNLSEADVARIVGDDVRVQKLQKLLAGPGYLLASDVRDQLARADSKWTLAVATADFKNFNPTITPTDAELAKYFADNSARYEIPPRVVASYIQFPSSAYLGAVNITDADAKAYFNQYPGRFQKPAGDAKNPAATKPAEAADFELVRPQVETALKAERARKLALKAASDFSLALYEGHVAADSPALASLVSAHKLVVRPLAPFTHDAGPAELGGSPDIADAAFKLNTDRWFTDALAVPEGAVVLFYHETQPTRQPQLAEVRAKVTADYVENEKRQRFAQLGRALQSAVAARLKAGDTFEKAVAASSSALKVETKQLAPFTLRDRPSDLDYSVLMSLDRLSKGQLSDVSVNGDKATLVYVVDKQVPDLAENSPAFTAAREQIAQANSGFDASAFLDEVVERELARTAPKAQ